Below is a window of Danio rerio strain Tuebingen ecotype United States chromosome 11, GRCz12tu, whole genome shotgun sequence DNA.
TTTTAACCGGATCATTTTATAGTTGGCCTGTCGAACCAATTCATTAAATTAAACAGAGTTGACGTGAAATGGTTTGCGTCATCAGGAAGTACTAACATACCGCATACACTCTCTGACTTGAAATAAACTCTTATCAGTTAGTAAAAAAGTTAGTCAGCTAGTTGATTTAGTTAGTAaaacagtacactgactcatctgctgtgaaaaaacagacctgatgatgatgatggtaagtGCAAGCCAGCTGTCTGTTCCCTTGCAGCACgctctctcattgagtgtgtgattcaacctgactaaggtcatttttattccgcaatatattttgtaaaagccaGATAAGTTAGGTAAAAAGTAACTTGCgttacatattttttaacagtaactcaaatgatattacttatttttaaaagttatgcATGACTTTACCTGTTACTTTGAGAAAGTAATTACAATTGCGTAACGCGTGTTATTTATAACGCGTTACCCCTAACCCTGATTACAGTGACCGAAGACTTATGCTCTGTCCATTTTAACTACTGTTGGCAGAgatgttttttaataatgtttgtgAGGCTTTACAGAGCAAGCTCTTGCAACGTTCCCATGTCTGCTAAATATGAGCCAATTTGGaacattgtttattattattattattggctgaTACAATGATCGCATTTATTTAGCAATTAAAgttgccaacctgatttcaccaagtaggacatgttcctggatttacatctatattgatcctagaacaacattccaatcagccaatcagaattaagggatacgtttacagcttctgttaagtttaggcttgcagttaggtttatgcacttctacatgattgttatccaactaatattcccctctgattttgggaataatttacagttgtaATTGGGTTTAGTgatagggaataggtatggactatattttcaaacaaaaatgatgttctagGATCATCATAGATGTTTATCAAGGATCGCATCGGACCTGGAAAAACCATGACGTGCTAATTAAAGTGTTCAGGTACTCACATTTTTTGACTCCTCTTGGACAGCTTcggtattattttaattattaaaacatttggatttgatttattttcttgttaAATCTGGCAACATTAATAATCAGGAAACCTACTTTATTGTGATTTTTGCGCCATGGTTACAGAAAAGTAAGAAAACACTAGTTTATAGATTAATTATACTCTAGTAGTTGTTCAGCAGGTGGTAATTTGGTTGTTAAATGCAGCAGTGACTAAATTGCTGAACTGTGTGTGTACAGAAAAGAATTAAAgcggcagttcacccaaaaatgaaaactgtttcATTTACCCTCCGTTGCCTTGATCCAAACTTTTctaaatttctttcttctgttgaacacaaaagaaggtattttaaagaaagctgaaaccgGTAATAGCTTAAtaccatagtgtttgttttttcctacaaTAGATGACAATGgctaggttttcagctttctttaaaaatttgcttttgtGTTTGAAACTCataggtttataaccacttgagtgtgagtaaataatcaGTAAATGTTGATTTTGGGTAAACTTAAGTGCTAAAAGGTGACCTAAgaactttatttttcataatttgttcTGTACTTTAGCATCAGGATGCCCAGGTCCAGGTGATCTCCTGCATGGCAGCGCTGTGGTGTCTAGAGACAGATCTCTGGCATCCTTCAGCTGTGATGCTGGATTCTATTTGTCTGGATCTGCACTGCTCTACTGCAAGGGGAAAAACTGGAACAGCACTAAACCTGTCTGCAAAGGTATGCCATTTCAATCAAGCATGTCATGCCAAAACAGTTTTATCTATTACCATATCATGTTTGCCTTGCTGTTTTTAAATCACTGCTGCAGTGACTTCCTGTACAACTGACCGTCTGTTTGCTTTGGCTCTGTTTTGTTTCTCCCGGTTCTTACAGTGGCAGATATCATGAGTGTTCTCCATCTGAATCAAGAGTTTTTACATGGTCCAGCATATGTTCCTACAAGTCTAAAAAATCACTTGCATAGCCATTTAAACACCATGGCCATCACAGCTCACAAAGACACGTTTCTCAAATCAGCTTTACTTGAAGTTCCTCACGTGACACTCGACTTAACTGACGACAAGCAAACCAGTAGAAAACCTGTAGAGAAAAAGCCCTCAAAGAGTGTTTTGTTTGCAGCTGAGCCAATCAAAAACCCTGAAAACATCAAGGATCTAATCAGGAGCTCTGATCTTCAGAAGCCAGTTCCAGTGACATCCAATGTGAACACAATGTCATTCGCAAGTtccttttacaattttattttaaccaCCACATCAAGCAGCTTTAATACTCCATCAGTGAACTCTCAACAAGTCAAAATCATGGATCAGATGTTTACTGAAACACCATACAGAAGGAATGAGAAAGGATATCAGTCCACATGTGTTACAGATACAACCTCAGTCACTACATCTGCTGAGCGTTTACTAGAATACCTtaaaaataaaccattaactacaCTTGCACCAAACATCAACACATTGGGCACAAATGACTATCTACAATCAGGGATCCTCGACAATGAACATTCAGCCACTTTTAAATCTCCAACAGCAAGTTATCCTAGATTTATGCTCTCTGAAAATGAGTCTGCTAACTATCTGAAGCCAACTGCTCCATCTACTTGTAGAGGACTCTGTGAACAAGATGTTCAGAAAACATCTCCATCAACAAATCCCATTGGACATGCATCATCTAGCATGCAGATCACTAAAATAGCATCTGATCTTCCTCCAGTAGATGTTCACCGCTTCATTTATAATGCTGAAGATCAGCAAGTCAATGACAAAAGCAACCAGAGTGACGTTAAACTGACATTTGAATCTCTTGAAGATCTTCCAAGTTTTCCAACTAGAAAACGTCCTGTCTGTCCCTACCCTCCATTTCCTTCTCATGGAACGTTCTACTTTCGATCTATTAAGAATCCTGGGCCGCTCCAATATAAGCATTATATTCAGTATGCATGTTATCCTGGATATACACTGACTAGTGGTGACGTCTACAGCTATTGTGAACACGATGGACAATGGAGTGGCCAGACACCTCTCTGCTTAGGTGAGTAATGACAATATGAGATGTGGAGTTTCTTTTTGCAGgatgaaatagtttttttatgtGACTTATAATACCACAAGATTCTCACTTACAGAGACATACAATATTATTATGATCAGAGTTAGGTGTCAGGCATTCCACAGtagttactgtattctaattacatttttgaggaacgctgtaatgtaacaaattacattgtaaatgtgtgtaatttgattacagttactaatgtCAGTGTAATCACGTTACTTATGTTACAAATATAGCTTTTGTAAGAAAAAATGCTCCTTTTATATCTTGTTTTCTGCTGCAACGTCAGTTAATAACCTTgcgcttttaaattgctggagaacacG
It encodes the following:
- the si:dkey-163f14.6 gene encoding uncharacterized protein si:dkey-163f14.6 isoform X1 — encoded protein: MLGWRGTLLCAFLSPLWTLTPGSADKGCSGFGHLENGRMFFRYGGLYVTFTCNPGFRIHGYRTSSCVSGQWARDPPLCVASGCPGPGDLLHGSAVVSRDRSLASFSCDAGFYLSGSALLYCKGKNWNSTKPVCKVADIMSVLHLNQEFLHGPAYVPTSLKNHLHSHLNTMAITAHKDTFLKSALLEVPHVTLDLTDDKQTSRKPVEKKPSKSVLFAAEPIKNPENIKDLIRSSDLQKPVPVTSNVNTMSFASSFYNFILTTTSSSFNTPSVNSQQVKIMDQMFTETPYRRNEKGYQSTCVTDTTSVTTSAERLLEYLKNKPLTTLAPNINTLGTNDYLQSGILDNEHSATFKSPTASYPRFMLSENESANYLKPTAPSTCRGLCEQDVQKTSPSTNPIGHASSSMQITKIASDLPPVDVHRFIYNAEDQQVNDKSNQSDVKLTFESLEDLPSFPTRKRPVCPYPPFPSHGTFYFRSIKNPGPLQYKHYIQYACYPGYTLTSGDVYSYCEHDGQWSGQTPLCLELTPCSLHNGGCSQICRVNEHHRAQCVCKPGFLLLEDQRTCRDLDECVEELHLCQQACENTLGSYRCSCSPGFQLSADGTSCSDVDECQLVGRALCEFGCINTPGSFQCLCAEGHQLDSTNRHCIDINECEEEQLHMCEWKCVNLPGTYKCICPRGYRLHSNRHQCEDINECELKNGSCSHLCINHRGDYKCACPETHRISPYNPKNCLPVERHLKIT
- the si:dkey-163f14.6 gene encoding uncharacterized protein si:dkey-163f14.6 isoform X2, whose protein sequence is MSSGCPGPGDLLHGSAVVSRDRSLASFSCDAGFYLSGSALLYCKGKNWNSTKPVCKVADIMSVLHLNQEFLHGPAYVPTSLKNHLHSHLNTMAITAHKDTFLKSALLEVPHVTLDLTDDKQTSRKPVEKKPSKSVLFAAEPIKNPENIKDLIRSSDLQKPVPVTSNVNTMSFASSFYNFILTTTSSSFNTPSVNSQQVKIMDQMFTETPYRRNEKGYQSTCVTDTTSVTTSAERLLEYLKNKPLTTLAPNINTLGTNDYLQSGILDNEHSATFKSPTASYPRFMLSENESANYLKPTAPSTCRGLCEQDVQKTSPSTNPIGHASSSMQITKIASDLPPVDVHRFIYNAEDQQVNDKSNQSDVKLTFESLEDLPSFPTRKRPVCPYPPFPSHGTFYFRSIKNPGPLQYKHYIQYACYPGYTLTSGDVYSYCEHDGQWSGQTPLCLELTPCSLHNGGCSQICRVNEHHRAQCVCKPGFLLLEDQRTCRDLDECVEELHLCQQACENTLGSYRCSCSPGFQLSADGTSCSDVDECQLVGRALCEFGCINTPGSFQCLCAEGHQLDSTNRHCIDINECEEEQLHMCEWKCVNLPGTYKCICPRGYRLHSNRHQCEDINECELKNGSCSHLCINHRGDYKCACPETHRISPYNPKNCLPVERHLKIT